The following proteins are encoded in a genomic region of Actinomadura sp. NAK00032:
- a CDS encoding NDP-hexose 2,3-dehydratase family protein, whose protein sequence is MESTAPAPADQVTDEDVRAWLAATAERIPVRVKEVALDALDGWGADPATGAISPRDGGFFTVEAMEKHATVHGSISHTNYPIIVQPDMGTLGILMKDLGGVPHVLMQAKVEPGNAAGAQLGPTVQATWSNRDREVPYLAYFTDPGDRRIIADVRQSEQGSWFFRKRNRNVIVEVEEDVEVLDGYRWLPLRQVYALLAEGDTVNTSACSVLSCLPFSVLGAAGAATGDAGGDAGAGFRSALLRSCEPGAPARHGTTEILSWLSRARTYGDMNVERIHLKDAGMWHVSEGRLTHRQFQFFEIVGADIDLGGDRWTQPMIRTAADGLVVFLVRNIGGVLHVLVNSVFEGGYVDVAELGPSLQCVPSFYDELPPDAYPRFLKELKEADPAQIHFETKVTDQADIFQAASSRYVIMETDLELEGSGDGYGDFRWVTVGQLAELNRHSHYLNQQSRNLLCCLQSMCVSD, encoded by the coding sequence GTGGAGAGCACAGCGCCAGCGCCCGCAGACCAGGTGACCGACGAGGACGTCCGCGCGTGGCTGGCGGCGACCGCCGAGCGGATCCCGGTGCGGGTGAAGGAGGTCGCGCTCGACGCGCTCGACGGCTGGGGGGCGGACCCCGCGACCGGGGCCATCTCCCCTCGCGACGGCGGATTCTTCACCGTCGAGGCAATGGAGAAGCACGCCACCGTGCACGGCTCCATCTCGCACACCAACTACCCGATCATCGTCCAGCCGGACATGGGCACCCTGGGGATCCTGATGAAGGACCTCGGCGGGGTCCCGCACGTGCTGATGCAGGCGAAGGTGGAACCGGGCAACGCCGCCGGGGCGCAGCTCGGCCCGACGGTCCAGGCGACCTGGAGCAACCGGGACCGGGAGGTCCCGTACCTGGCCTACTTCACCGACCCCGGCGACCGCCGGATCATCGCGGACGTCCGGCAGTCCGAGCAGGGGTCGTGGTTCTTCCGCAAGCGCAACCGGAACGTGATCGTCGAGGTCGAGGAGGACGTCGAGGTCCTCGACGGCTACCGCTGGCTGCCGCTCCGGCAGGTCTACGCCCTGCTCGCCGAGGGCGACACCGTGAACACCAGCGCGTGCTCGGTGCTGTCGTGCCTGCCCTTCTCCGTCCTGGGCGCGGCGGGGGCGGCGACCGGCGACGCGGGAGGCGACGCCGGCGCGGGCTTCCGGTCGGCGCTGCTGCGTTCCTGCGAGCCCGGCGCCCCGGCGCGGCACGGCACGACCGAGATCCTCAGCTGGCTCAGCCGGGCGCGCACCTACGGCGACATGAACGTCGAGCGCATCCACCTCAAGGACGCTGGCATGTGGCACGTCTCCGAGGGGCGCCTCACCCACCGGCAGTTCCAGTTCTTCGAGATCGTCGGCGCGGACATCGACCTCGGCGGCGACCGCTGGACCCAGCCGATGATCCGCACCGCGGCGGACGGCCTGGTGGTCTTCCTCGTCAGGAACATCGGCGGGGTCCTGCACGTCCTGGTCAACTCCGTCTTCGAGGGCGGCTACGTGGACGTCGCCGAGCTCGGCCCGAGCCTGCAGTGCGTCCCGTCCTTCTACGACGAGCTGCCGCCCGACGCCTACCCGCGCTTCCTCAAGGAGCTGAAGGAGGCCGACCCGGCGCAGATCCACTTCGAGACCAAGGTGACCGACCAGGCGGACATCTTCCAGGCCGCCAGCAGCCGCTACGTCATCATGGAGACCGATCTGGAGCTGGAGGGCTCGGGCGACGGCTACGGCGACTTCCGCTGGGTGACGGTCGGCCAGCTCGCGGAGCTGAACCGGCACAGCCACTACCTCAACCAGCAGTCCCGGAACCTGCTCTGCTGCCTGCAGTCCATGTGCGTCTCGGACTGA